The following are from one region of the Thermosinus carboxydivorans Nor1 genome:
- a CDS encoding ABC transporter ATP-binding protein has translation MSSDIAIRVTNLSKCYQIYDKPQDRLKQFILPRLQRLAGRQPKQYYREFWALKDVSFEVKKGETIGIIGRNGSGKSTLLQLICGTLTPTSGTVETNGRIAALLELGSGFNPEFTGRENVYMNGALLGLSQEEIDARFDDIAAFADIGDFIEQPVKTYSSGMFARLAFAVAVHVDPQILIVDEALSVGDGWFQHKSMARMRKLMEGGTTVLFVSHSIDAVRSLCQRAVWLENGAVKLIGDSNDITNRYMNDVFIEHNRLVMASISEFSKNETENLEMLSASDDQEDDNAVLPSINLDNYNIVTVRDVSVLNSHGLVTDKIRQGEPFSISISLLVNSTIRDLSVGILIKDQFGLELTGESIFNKYRKGLNCKPGDQIKVIFRSKMILRGGQSYSVAVRLNKVSKWDRSDNILLFCNEIAAVFDVVADSDGPMWFKFKQDFEVDIHG, from the coding sequence ATGTCCTCTGATATTGCTATTCGTGTCACCAATCTTAGCAAGTGTTACCAGATTTACGACAAGCCGCAGGACAGACTAAAACAATTCATATTGCCGCGTTTGCAGCGCCTTGCCGGGCGGCAGCCTAAGCAATATTACCGCGAGTTCTGGGCGCTCAAAGACGTGTCGTTTGAGGTAAAAAAAGGCGAAACTATCGGCATCATCGGGCGTAATGGGTCGGGCAAATCGACGTTGCTGCAGCTTATATGCGGTACTCTTACCCCGACAAGCGGCACGGTGGAGACCAATGGCCGTATTGCGGCGCTTCTTGAGCTAGGCTCCGGCTTCAACCCGGAGTTCACAGGGCGCGAGAATGTATACATGAACGGCGCGCTTCTCGGCCTCAGCCAAGAGGAAATCGATGCCCGCTTCGACGACATCGCTGCTTTCGCTGATATCGGCGATTTTATCGAACAGCCGGTGAAGACCTATTCGAGCGGTATGTTTGCACGCTTAGCATTTGCGGTTGCAGTACATGTTGATCCTCAAATATTGATTGTCGATGAAGCTTTAAGTGTTGGAGATGGCTGGTTTCAGCACAAAAGTATGGCAAGGATGCGTAAACTAATGGAAGGCGGCACAACCGTTCTTTTTGTTTCGCATTCAATTGATGCAGTAAGGTCACTTTGCCAGCGCGCAGTATGGCTTGAAAATGGTGCTGTAAAACTGATTGGTGATTCAAACGATATAACTAACCGGTACATGAATGATGTATTCATTGAACACAACCGTTTAGTTATGGCTTCGATAAGTGAATTTTCAAAAAATGAAACCGAAAACTTAGAAATGCTCTCAGCATCGGATGACCAAGAAGATGATAATGCTGTTCTGCCATCAATTAATCTTGATAATTACAATATTGTAACTGTTCGTGATGTATCAGTCCTTAATAGCCATGGATTAGTAACAGATAAAATTAGGCAGGGAGAACCTTTTTCCATATCTATTAGTTTGTTAGTGAATTCCACAATCCGTGACTTGAGTGTTGGGATATTGATTAAGGATCAATTTGGCCTTGAACTTACTGGAGAAAGCATATTTAATAAGTACAGAAAAGGTTTGAATTGTAAACCCGGTGATCAGATCAAGGTAATATTTAGGTCAAAAATGATCTTGCGAGGCGGGCAAAGTTATTCTGTTGCGGTTCGGCTGAATAAAGTGTCGAAGTGGGACAGATCCGATAATATTTTGCTTTTTTGTAATGAGATTGCTGCTGTTTTCGATGTAGTTGCCGACTCGGACGGTCCGATGTGGTTCAAATTTAAACAAGATTTTGAGGTTGATATTCATGGATAA
- a CDS encoding glycosyltransferase family 4 protein, with protein MIMSGYQEAGATNTGAELQAATLIRHLRQNGCQVTVIAKKHTWRSPWQEMIDGVEVYRVGPPGLRRLMAAAILWRQRRKFDIVHVHGQDGLGVAAITLAQLLGLPSLLKVTMAGRVFVRTAWDKPFPRSWRIFRRLSNLLARRATAYIAISQQIAEELPRAGYHRERIVRLPNGVDTNRFHPVTDEKRIRLRRDLGLPEKAKIVLFASRLIPRKGFDLLLAAWPDIKSRHANAHLVVVGGGPAAAVGALQRLNEATPGAVTYIGEVADTAPYLQCADVFVFPSRGEGLPNALLEAMACGCACAASDLEGCQELLDSGRCGVLFTRNDAAALTAAVCALLAEPVRAQALGQAAAQRAASDFDITVVARRVMALYEALARR; from the coding sequence ATGATCATGTCAGGCTATCAGGAAGCGGGGGCGACCAATACCGGGGCGGAGCTGCAGGCGGCCACTCTTATCAGGCACCTGCGCCAGAACGGCTGCCAGGTGACGGTGATCGCCAAGAAACACACCTGGCGCAGTCCCTGGCAGGAAATGATTGATGGGGTAGAGGTGTACCGGGTGGGACCGCCGGGGCTGCGTCGCCTGATGGCGGCCGCCATTTTGTGGCGGCAGCGGCGCAAGTTTGATATTGTCCATGTGCATGGCCAGGATGGACTGGGGGTAGCGGCCATTACCTTGGCACAGTTGTTGGGCTTGCCTTCGCTACTAAAAGTTACCATGGCCGGGCGGGTGTTTGTGCGTACTGCCTGGGACAAGCCTTTTCCCCGGTCTTGGCGTATATTTCGCCGCCTATCCAATCTGCTGGCCCGCCGGGCAACGGCGTATATCGCTATCAGCCAGCAGATTGCCGAGGAATTGCCCCGGGCCGGGTATCACCGGGAACGGATTGTGCGCCTGCCTAATGGGGTAGACACCAACCGCTTTCATCCTGTAACGGATGAGAAACGAATAAGATTGCGGCGCGATTTGGGTTTGCCGGAAAAGGCGAAAATCGTGCTGTTTGCCAGCCGGCTTATTCCCCGCAAAGGGTTTGATTTGCTGTTGGCCGCGTGGCCGGATATTAAATCCAGGCATGCCAATGCCCACCTGGTAGTGGTGGGCGGGGGTCCAGCGGCGGCGGTCGGGGCGCTGCAGCGGCTTAATGAAGCCACCCCCGGCGCGGTTACTTATATTGGTGAAGTTGCTGACACCGCGCCGTATCTTCAGTGCGCCGATGTCTTTGTTTTTCCCTCGCGCGGCGAAGGTCTTCCCAACGCCTTACTGGAAGCCATGGCCTGCGGCTGTGCGTGTGCCGCCTCCGACCTGGAAGGCTGTCAGGAACTATTAGACAGTGGGCGGTGCGGCGTATTATTCACTAGAAACGACGCCGCTGCGCTGACCGCCGCGGTATGCGCCCTGTTGGCTGAACCGGTGCGGGCGCAAGCTTTGGGGCAGGCGGCGGCGCAACGGGCTGCCAGCGATTTTGATATTACGGTAGTCGCCCGGCGCGTCATGGCACTGTATGAGGCGTTAGCACGACGGTGA
- a CDS encoding glycosyltransferase family 2 protein yields MIPISPPKVSVIIPCYNQGKYLYESVSSALLAYSGPLEIIVIDDGSSDPKMPYYLNQVAMLSDFIRVVRQSNRGLSGARNVGIEMATGDFIQFLDADDLLIPGKLDAQVAHMIVARDLDVSVCNFLICDETCSHFYKPDEAIARFDLSLEDFLYRWERGFSIPIHCALFRASVFAETCFDNEVRAKEDWVFWCSLAIKGKRMAYLPGHYAIYRQHENSMRRSVVSMGKNWLNAALKIDSMVHKMEPLFFDSAVSWFEQYYRGHPEYRKEISRLQAEVPSSQPTGLSAGPLNVDSDLSDQLLARLGFLGTIVESPLLTVIIPIYNHFDYLEECLNSLANQGLTDIEVICIDDASPDMRVKALLRSLEGKLSRLRIIINEQNRGVSVTQNVAVELSRGEYIAFLDCDDALPPGALARVREEIIRHPEADYFFTDRLDVDESGKVLRVAKYGGYDQIRPRGPEHIRSDLLDGMIASHLKVIRRHAYIAVGGCDEELSGVQDWELALKIAEIGTFVYIPEPLYRHRIHLKSVTKSARVEQFRKTNIVRRRFIRRWLVPTDYQPLERAELQKLIQSGRAGAFRVFKVRESLPSLADLKECQSRGQACVFDLRGSVPIDVINFVREYNSYVDLILWDDPATAAALIGYLWGDVLWRQ; encoded by the coding sequence ATGATTCCTATTTCCCCCCCAAAGGTATCTGTAATCATCCCCTGCTATAACCAAGGAAAATATTTGTATGAATCAGTCTCTTCGGCTCTGCTGGCGTATAGTGGACCATTGGAGATCATTGTTATCGACGACGGCAGCTCGGATCCCAAAATGCCATATTACCTCAACCAGGTTGCAATGCTTTCCGATTTTATTCGGGTTGTTCGACAGTCAAACCGTGGACTATCTGGAGCACGGAATGTAGGTATTGAGATGGCGACTGGGGATTTTATTCAGTTCCTTGACGCTGACGATTTACTGATTCCAGGAAAACTAGATGCCCAGGTGGCGCATATGATAGTTGCCCGCGATCTTGATGTGTCCGTGTGCAATTTTCTTATCTGCGATGAGACATGTAGTCATTTTTACAAGCCGGACGAAGCAATTGCGCGTTTCGATCTCTCGCTGGAGGATTTCCTCTACCGGTGGGAAAGGGGCTTCTCTATTCCAATCCATTGCGCGCTTTTTCGCGCCAGCGTGTTCGCGGAAACTTGCTTTGACAATGAGGTGCGCGCCAAGGAGGATTGGGTCTTTTGGTGTTCCCTTGCTATCAAAGGCAAAAGGATGGCTTATTTGCCAGGCCATTATGCGATTTATCGCCAACATGAAAATAGTATGCGTCGTTCTGTAGTTAGTATGGGAAAGAACTGGCTAAATGCTGCTCTCAAAATTGATTCCATGGTACATAAGATGGAACCGCTATTTTTCGATTCGGCAGTGTCATGGTTCGAGCAGTACTACCGAGGCCATCCTGAATATCGGAAGGAAATCTCCAGATTGCAGGCCGAGGTGCCATCATCCCAGCCAACGGGGCTATCAGCAGGTCCCCTGAACGTAGATTCTGATCTTTCGGATCAGCTGCTTGCGAGGCTTGGCTTTCTGGGTACGATAGTTGAATCTCCGTTGCTAACTGTCATTATTCCGATCTATAACCATTTTGACTATCTTGAGGAATGCTTGAATTCGCTTGCTAATCAGGGATTGACGGACATTGAGGTTATCTGTATTGATGACGCTTCGCCCGATATGCGGGTGAAGGCACTCTTGCGGTCTCTTGAAGGGAAGCTATCAAGACTACGGATTATCATAAATGAACAGAATCGCGGTGTTTCTGTCACGCAAAATGTGGCCGTTGAACTTTCCCGAGGCGAGTACATAGCCTTTCTTGATTGTGATGATGCACTGCCGCCTGGTGCGCTTGCACGGGTGAGGGAAGAAATTATACGGCATCCTGAAGCAGATTACTTCTTTACAGACCGCCTGGATGTCGACGAGTCTGGCAAGGTGCTTCGCGTTGCCAAATACGGGGGCTATGACCAAATCCGGCCACGGGGCCCCGAACATATTCGGAGCGATCTACTCGATGGCATGATCGCCTCGCACTTAAAGGTGATCCGTCGGCACGCCTATATTGCCGTAGGAGGATGTGACGAGGAATTGTCGGGGGTTCAAGACTGGGAACTGGCTTTGAAAATTGCGGAAATCGGCACATTTGTGTATATCCCAGAGCCGCTTTATCGGCATAGAATTCACTTAAAGTCGGTGACCAAGTCGGCTCGGGTCGAGCAGTTCCGTAAGACAAACATAGTTCGCCGGCGATTCATTCGGCGTTGGCTCGTCCCGACTGACTACCAGCCGCTTGAGCGCGCCGAACTACAAAAACTTATCCAAAGCGGGAGAGCTGGGGCCTTTAGAGTGTTCAAAGTAAGGGAGAGCTTGCCGTCTCTGGCTGATCTCAAGGAGTGTCAGTCGCGTGGGCAAGCATGCGTGTTTGATTTGCGTGGTTCGGTGCCGATTGACGTGATCAATTTTGTTCGCGAGTACAACTCATACGTGGATCTCATCTTATGGGACGATCCAGCCACCGCAGCGGCGTTAATCGGATATTTGTGGGGAGATGTGCTTTGGAGACAATGA
- a CDS encoding NAD-dependent epimerase/dehydratase family protein, producing MKILVTGGAGFIGSHTVDKLIHEGCQVTVVDDLSTGRRENVNAQATFIEMDVCSPVLFELFANVKFDGVVHLAAQTSVPVSMDKPDFDCRVNVLGTVNVLEVCRRFGVRRVVLASSAAVYGDGVAVPVREDAKMAPASVYGLSKLTAETYLSMYTRLFGLEGVVLRYANVYGERQGDGGEGGVVSIFTSRMARGEALTVYGDGYQTRDFVYAGDVANANWLALITPDVNGVFNVGTASETSVNDLIQLLTDVAGRTVDIQYCTPRHGDIYRSALDNRLAREKLCWQPQIPLREGLARTWDWIGQIQS from the coding sequence ATGAAGATATTGGTTACTGGCGGGGCCGGATTCATTGGTTCCCATACGGTTGATAAGTTAATACATGAGGGTTGTCAGGTGACGGTTGTGGACGATCTTAGCACCGGCCGACGGGAAAACGTCAATGCTCAGGCTACATTTATCGAAATGGATGTGTGCAGTCCAGTATTGTTTGAACTGTTTGCAAATGTTAAGTTTGATGGGGTTGTCCACCTGGCGGCGCAGACGTCGGTACCGGTATCGATGGACAAGCCAGATTTTGATTGTCGAGTCAATGTACTGGGAACAGTGAATGTACTGGAAGTCTGTCGTCGTTTTGGGGTGCGTCGGGTAGTGCTGGCTTCGTCGGCAGCGGTTTATGGCGATGGAGTAGCCGTGCCGGTAAGGGAAGACGCTAAGATGGCTCCTGCGTCTGTTTACGGTTTGAGCAAGTTGACGGCAGAAACATATTTGTCCATGTACACGCGGTTGTTCGGTCTTGAAGGCGTGGTACTGCGATATGCCAATGTCTATGGTGAGCGTCAGGGCGACGGTGGAGAAGGTGGTGTTGTTAGCATTTTTACCAGCCGGATGGCTCGCGGTGAAGCATTGACAGTGTATGGCGACGGTTACCAGACGCGAGACTTTGTGTATGCAGGCGATGTGGCTAATGCCAATTGGCTGGCGTTGATTACGCCTGATGTCAACGGGGTATTTAATGTTGGTACGGCTAGTGAGACAAGTGTTAACGATTTGATACAGTTATTGACTGATGTAGCTGGACGGACAGTTGACATACAGTACTGTACGCCACGTCACGGTGATATATATCGATCGGCGCTGGATAACCGACTGGCTAGGGAAAAGCTTTGTTGGCAACCTCAGATTCCGCTTAGAGAAGGTTTGGCACGGACTTGGGACTGGATTGGACAGATTCAGAGTTAG
- a CDS encoding glycosyltransferase, producing the protein MFKALSLIIPTLNAGSNFELLLQSIKKQSIVPHEVIVIDSESDDATPQVALKYGCSVISIRRKDFNHGATRQFGVERSGADIVVFLTQDTILASASSLKNIIDCFNDPTVGAAYGRQLPHLHSSPIGAHARLFNYPPESRIKTMGDAAELGIKTAFISNSFAAYRRAALQEVGGFPANVILSEDTYVAAKMLLAGWKVYYSADAQVYHSHDYTVWQEFKRYFDIGVFHGRESWLREAFGQAEGEGFRYVCSELRYLWVSGKRFIPKACLQNLAKLVGYKLGLHEKLLPRWVKKRLSANKQYWAQA; encoded by the coding sequence ATGTTTAAAGCCTTATCACTTATCATTCCCACTCTAAATGCCGGCAGCAACTTTGAATTGTTGTTGCAGTCAATAAAGAAACAAAGTATAGTTCCTCATGAAGTCATTGTAATCGACTCAGAATCTGATGATGCAACTCCCCAAGTTGCGCTGAAATATGGGTGTAGCGTTATTTCGATACGGCGCAAGGACTTTAACCATGGGGCTACCAGGCAGTTTGGCGTGGAACGATCAGGCGCTGATATAGTTGTTTTTTTAACACAGGACACAATATTAGCGTCTGCCAGTTCCTTAAAAAATATTATTGACTGCTTTAATGATCCGACCGTCGGCGCCGCTTACGGACGCCAGCTGCCCCACCTCCATTCTTCGCCCATTGGCGCCCATGCCCGGCTGTTTAATTATCCGCCGGAGAGCAGGATAAAAACGATGGGCGACGCCGCGGAATTAGGGATAAAAACTGCTTTCATCTCAAATTCCTTTGCCGCCTACCGGCGGGCGGCGCTGCAAGAAGTTGGCGGCTTTCCCGCTAATGTTATTCTTAGCGAGGATACCTATGTGGCCGCGAAAATGCTGCTGGCTGGGTGGAAGGTCTACTACTCCGCCGACGCGCAGGTTTATCATTCGCATGACTATACTGTCTGGCAGGAGTTTAAGCGCTACTTTGATATAGGCGTTTTTCATGGCCGTGAGTCTTGGCTTCGCGAAGCCTTTGGGCAGGCTGAGGGCGAGGGCTTTAGGTATGTTTGTTCCGAGCTGAGGTATTTATGGGTGAGCGGCAAACGCTTCATACCAAAAGCTTGTTTGCAAAATCTCGCCAAGCTGGTGGGCTATAAACTGGGGCTGCACGAAAAGCTTCTTCCTCGCTGGGTGAAAAAAAGGCTGAGTGCTAACAAACAATACTGGGCTCAGGCTTGA
- a CDS encoding glycosyltransferase, with the protein MTLFSTSLFANFSAGTYTYIPTQFKVNRGLFQEMGLTLTGVCSSGRQLWIFGDYDFEVPDDCSVTWFDFPAERYLGRERFVPLMVDSWATTVDDLYLRGSAQPCVFLLTSEYLSCLVDPRPVLLALKKLSLHNRSSAVVIYTPEQKGVRYWTEDEFKTFLLASGFELTELSRKPSGIVFSCSVSPLGYQRYLESLGLLHSALQADFLLVTTEDASLKPTGGIGTYVANIKRFNDRCVTLFCDLDPSVEAKDGRTILVRSVIEHLSWEQMIDGPGLIEAIKVVLFTLPNLRICEFQDYLSLGFRIVQAKKTGVLPQSLWLRVFLHGSVDYIKFGEQDEKASNYTVDELKITIKDNYTFKNVDECWVPSNYLAQLLQNEFGHEVHNLTIRRLPFDLSLLPEVSPVKFGQIRKIIFIGKYMQLKGWPDFLDAIFLLYGRSALDGIQEIISVGPGSPSDEDIHRLGKIKAYRWLRFNHSDFIKFVIDNRQDALFVVPSRGESYSYVVLEQLLLSTRFVAYNTGGAIEVVDDEQYVKRFFSNPSPEALAQKIEEIITLPVDSYEDIVYEKSVRILKRQHEVNNTYKVTSPATFTLSQLEWDWAAATDITISTPVYNTPLHYLRDLFKSILGSQLRPKEWILIDDGSNNSYHQELLRFVEDCNSVLPTRVIRQENKGLAGARNCGLYASQSKYTFMIDSDDVLLPQTLSDAFVAMQVDNSLIAATGFAIYFSELADLPDDLSPMRYGWYWKPIGVPEARALSLYENQFISANVFIDTDRVRAVGGWDQSDRSTWEDWAFYTKMAWLGNRFSLIPSPGYLYRNTPGSMSKTYNRYFGRRRLIRNIPVLSRLDANVILSLIHASPGHPDSVTTIQFNSSEVLFPKEIELISLVRTIRGKKVWRLLLKFSYWVYSLLKLIGKNR; encoded by the coding sequence ATGACACTTTTTTCTACATCTCTCTTTGCGAATTTCTCAGCAGGTACTTACACTTATATTCCAACTCAGTTTAAGGTAAATCGTGGCCTATTTCAGGAAATGGGGCTTACGTTAACTGGAGTTTGTTCCAGTGGCCGGCAGCTATGGATATTCGGTGATTATGATTTTGAAGTCCCTGATGATTGTTCGGTAACTTGGTTCGATTTCCCTGCTGAACGGTATTTGGGCCGTGAGCGGTTTGTGCCCCTAATGGTGGATAGCTGGGCAACAACGGTGGACGACCTTTATTTGCGAGGCTCGGCGCAGCCATGCGTTTTTCTGCTAACATCTGAGTATCTTTCGTGTCTCGTCGATCCCAGACCTGTGCTGCTGGCACTCAAGAAGCTTTCTTTGCACAATAGGTCTTCTGCAGTTGTGATTTATACCCCGGAACAGAAGGGTGTCAGATATTGGACAGAGGATGAATTTAAAACCTTTTTGCTAGCTAGTGGCTTTGAACTGACTGAACTCAGCCGAAAGCCATCAGGGATAGTTTTCAGCTGTAGCGTGTCGCCATTAGGTTATCAGCGTTACCTTGAGAGCTTAGGCTTACTGCACTCTGCTCTGCAAGCTGACTTTTTGCTGGTTACAACCGAAGATGCATCATTAAAGCCAACGGGCGGGATTGGTACATACGTTGCCAACATCAAGCGCTTTAATGACAGGTGTGTAACTCTATTTTGCGATCTCGATCCGTCAGTTGAAGCAAAAGATGGCCGAACGATATTAGTTCGATCAGTTATCGAGCATTTGTCATGGGAGCAGATGATTGACGGTCCTGGTTTGATTGAAGCAATTAAAGTCGTTCTCTTTACTTTACCGAACTTACGGATCTGCGAGTTTCAGGACTATCTATCTCTTGGGTTTAGGATTGTTCAGGCCAAGAAGACCGGGGTTCTTCCACAAAGTTTGTGGCTGCGAGTGTTCCTGCATGGTTCAGTGGATTACATCAAATTCGGAGAGCAGGATGAAAAAGCCTCAAATTATACAGTTGATGAATTGAAAATAACTATAAAAGACAACTATACTTTTAAGAATGTCGATGAGTGCTGGGTGCCATCCAATTACTTGGCGCAATTGTTGCAGAATGAGTTTGGCCACGAGGTGCATAATCTAACCATTCGAAGATTGCCTTTTGATTTGAGCCTTTTGCCAGAGGTGTCGCCTGTCAAATTTGGTCAGATCCGAAAAATTATATTTATTGGGAAATACATGCAATTAAAGGGGTGGCCGGATTTCCTCGATGCAATCTTCCTGCTTTACGGGCGATCGGCGTTGGACGGCATTCAAGAAATTATATCTGTTGGACCAGGCAGTCCAAGCGATGAGGATATTCATAGACTTGGTAAAATAAAGGCCTATAGATGGTTGAGATTTAATCATTCGGACTTCATAAAGTTTGTAATCGATAATCGCCAGGATGCCTTGTTTGTAGTGCCCTCGCGCGGAGAAAGCTACTCTTATGTAGTGCTTGAGCAATTGCTTTTATCGACCCGTTTTGTTGCCTATAATACCGGCGGTGCCATTGAGGTGGTTGATGATGAGCAGTATGTGAAGCGATTTTTTTCAAATCCGTCGCCAGAAGCTTTAGCCCAAAAAATCGAGGAGATAATTACATTACCTGTGGATAGCTACGAAGATATTGTTTACGAAAAGTCGGTACGAATTCTCAAGCGACAGCATGAAGTCAATAATACATACAAAGTGACATCTCCTGCTACCTTTACCTTAAGCCAATTGGAATGGGACTGGGCAGCAGCGACAGATATTACGATTTCGACACCTGTGTACAACACACCACTTCATTATCTTCGTGACTTGTTTAAATCCATTTTGGGATCGCAATTAAGACCCAAGGAATGGATTCTTATCGATGATGGCTCTAATAATTCGTACCATCAGGAATTGCTTCGCTTCGTTGAAGATTGTAACTCCGTCCTTCCCACGCGAGTCATAAGGCAGGAGAATAAAGGCCTTGCCGGCGCCAGAAACTGTGGTTTATATGCGTCGCAATCGAAATACACCTTCATGATTGATTCCGATGATGTATTGCTGCCTCAAACTTTAAGCGATGCCTTCGTTGCGATGCAGGTTGATAATTCTCTTATCGCAGCTACTGGTTTTGCGATCTACTTTTCTGAGCTTGCTGATCTGCCAGACGATTTATCTCCAATGCGTTATGGGTGGTATTGGAAACCCATCGGTGTACCTGAGGCTCGTGCTTTATCGCTTTACGAAAACCAGTTTATTTCAGCTAATGTTTTCATAGATACTGATAGGGTTCGTGCCGTGGGCGGTTGGGATCAGAGTGATCGCTCTACGTGGGAGGATTGGGCATTTTATACCAAAATGGCATGGTTAGGGAACCGTTTTAGCTTAATTCCTTCTCCAGGCTATTTGTATAGAAACACTCCTGGTAGCATGTCGAAAACTTACAACCGCTATTTTGGCCGTAGAAGGTTGATCCGTAACATTCCAGTATTGTCGCGTCTTGATGCTAATGTGATTCTAAGCCTCATTCACGCATCGCCTGGTCACCCGGATTCGGTCACAACCATACAGTTCAACAGCAGCGAAGTCTTATTTCCTAAAGAGATTGAACTTATATCTCTTGTCAGAACGATCAGGGGTAAAAAAGTGTGGCGACTTCTCTTGAAATTTTCATATTGGGTGTACTCTCTTTTAAAGCTTATAGGTAAAAATAGATAA
- a CDS encoding glycosyltransferase, whose translation MTNSKWFIYFVRYLYHRIPLPIRVKWRIREIVSQFLKVFLSSIHGRSFWDVLRQLYVAVRRRPVWSASDDLSLVQLVQDLSVHCAIYGPVGHVIALPLLSTGGAELVALNFAQAIREIEPDRSVVILVADQNVVNNRIELPSGVKLVVLDRYLGGDLGYHRKRALMKNLLLALRPNVFHNINSEVAWRLILDEGGRIRNFTKIFASIFAFQFDPGGKKIGYAAYFLQPGLPYLSGLLSDNRRFLNDAIREYALDEASQRKLRVVYNPCRILDETTISRSRAFIRTLAARSPGRRLRVLWAGRLDAEKRVDLLLEIIRHCSFADFVVFGHCVVDEEKTLPVLPNLIYRGPFSNPRELITDSDFDGFIFTSRWEGMPNIILEVGALGIPVIAPMVGGVGELIYENTGYPLPERPDVADYESALRQIAANPEDAARRAEALLNLIETRHAWNVFVKSVKEIPLYFSTVDGSREEALG comes from the coding sequence TTGACTAATTCGAAGTGGTTTATTTATTTCGTTCGTTATCTTTATCACCGAATTCCGCTTCCTATACGTGTCAAATGGCGCATTCGTGAGATTGTTTCTCAATTTTTGAAAGTGTTCTTAAGCAGCATCCATGGTCGATCTTTTTGGGATGTACTACGGCAATTGTACGTTGCAGTCAGAAGACGACCGGTCTGGAGCGCTAGTGACGATTTATCTTTGGTGCAGTTGGTTCAGGATTTAAGCGTTCATTGTGCTATCTATGGGCCAGTAGGTCATGTAATTGCTCTGCCTTTGTTAAGTACAGGTGGCGCTGAGCTTGTTGCGCTTAATTTTGCGCAGGCGATACGCGAAATAGAACCGGACCGATCGGTTGTCATTTTGGTAGCGGATCAGAATGTAGTGAATAACCGCATCGAACTGCCGTCCGGGGTCAAATTGGTAGTGCTGGATCGTTACCTGGGGGGGGATTTAGGCTACCATCGCAAGCGTGCGTTGATGAAAAATCTTCTGTTAGCTTTACGCCCCAATGTTTTTCATAACATTAACAGTGAAGTCGCCTGGAGGTTGATCTTGGACGAAGGCGGTCGTATACGCAATTTTACCAAGATATTTGCCAGTATTTTTGCCTTCCAATTCGATCCGGGTGGTAAAAAGATTGGCTATGCTGCGTATTTCCTTCAACCAGGTTTGCCTTATTTAAGTGGTTTGCTTAGTGACAACCGTCGTTTTCTGAACGACGCGATTCGGGAGTATGCACTCGATGAGGCTAGCCAGCGGAAATTGAGGGTCGTCTACAATCCGTGTCGGATACTTGATGAGACGACTATTAGCCGATCTAGAGCCTTTATCCGGACACTTGCTGCACGCTCTCCTGGCCGACGGTTGCGTGTGCTGTGGGCGGGGCGGCTAGATGCAGAGAAGCGGGTGGACTTGCTGCTTGAAATAATACGTCACTGTTCATTCGCAGATTTCGTTGTTTTCGGTCACTGTGTTGTTGATGAAGAAAAAACTCTGCCGGTATTACCAAATCTTATTTACCGGGGACCGTTTTCGAATCCTCGGGAACTGATTACCGATAGTGATTTCGACGGTTTCATCTTTACCTCGCGGTGGGAGGGAATGCCTAACATAATTCTGGAAGTCGGTGCACTTGGTATTCCGGTAATTGCTCCGATGGTCGGTGGTGTTGGCGAATTGATCTATGAGAATACTGGCTACCCGCTTCCAGAGCGGCCGGACGTGGCTGATTATGAGTCCGCGTTGCGCCAAATTGCAGCAAATCCTGAAGACGCAGCACGCCGTGCCGAGGCGCTACTGAATCTCATTGAAACCCGTCATGCTTGGAACGTGTTCGTCAAGAGTGTAAAGGAGATTCCATTATATTTTTCCACTGTGGACGGATCTCGGGAGGAGGCACTCGGATGA